The Methanomassiliicoccus sp. genomic sequence ACCGGCGCCTAGGCCGACGGTCACGGTCATCGTATGCACCTTCAATCGGCTCCAGTGGCTGGAGAAGTGCCTGCGCTCGCTGAAGCAGCAGGAGGTCCGGGCGGACGAGATCATGGTGGTCGACGGCCCTTCGACCGACGGAACCCGGGAGATGCTGGAGGAGCTGGAGAAGAAGGGCGAAGTGGTGCTGGTGCGCCAGGCCAAGCTGGACGGCATCTCCTCGGCCAGGAACATGGGGCTGGAGAATGCCAGGGGCGAGGTGGTGTGCTATATCGACGACGACGCCGTAGCCCAGCCCGGCTGGCTATCGTCCATCCTGTCGCCGTACACCGACCCGCTCGTGGGCGGGGTGGGCGGACCGGTCATGGACATGACCGGAAAGCTGACCATGGGAAAGAACGCCGTGGCTCCGGACGGCCGGTGGTTCGACGAGTCGCGGGGGGAGAGCACCGAAGGCCTCTCTCAGGTAATGGTCGGCTGCAACATGTCCTTCCGCCGTGCGGCGCTGGTCAAGATCGGCGGCTTCGACTCCTATTTCCGCTACCACCAGGACGAGACCGACGCCTGCCTTGGGGTCCTCCATGCCGGGTACCGGATCGAGTACCGCGAGGGAGCGGTGGTGTGGCATGAGTGGTGCGAGGGATCGTACCGCAAGGACCGCATCAAGTGGTACCTGCGCCTAAGATACATGTGGGGCCGCAACACCGCCTACCTGGTTAGGAAGCACTTCAGCGACCGGGTGAGGTTCTCCGGCTACATAGGAGCGCAGGTCGGAGGATTCGTCCAGCGCCGGGCGCCCGGCGGGGCCGTTGCTCCCAACAACGATGCCAAGAAGGAGGAGCCCATGCCCCGGTTCTTCGTCATGGTCGGCATGGTCTCCGAGTTCATGGGCATCTTCCGGGGCTGGCGGGACGGCGGTAGCGCCCGCCGGTCTTGAATTCACTCATAAAAAGGGAAAAATGGGGAAGATGTTTTGGCCCTCCCGGGCCACCCTCACTTGAAGCTGGCGGTGCTTTCCGCGGCGACCGTCCCCGAGATGGTCCTGCCGTCGGGCAGGGTCAGGTGGACGTTCAGGGCGGAACCGTACAGGTTCGTGACGGTGTAGCTGTCGTAGGTGCTGGTGAAGGTCACCGACAGCGTGCCCGATCCGGTGGCCGCCACCATCTGGCGGTTGGTGGTCAGGCTGTTGCCCTCCGAGCTCAGGTCGATGGTCGCGGGCCAGTTGGTCACATCCTGGTGGCGGCTGGCGCCCATGGCCGTATACATGGATATGGCCATGTTCAGGTTATGCATCTGGGACGAGTAGCTCTCGTAGGAGAGCAGGTCGACATCGAAGCCGTACCGGGCGGAGTTGAACAGCGCCGAGTACACCGCGAGCTGGTCGCTCGAGCTGTCGGCGTTGTAGTTCTGGTACGCCACGAGGTGGGGGCGGTACTGGGACGGCATCTCGTTGACGAACAGCATGGTCGATTCCACCGTTCCGGTGAGATCGTTGCCGTAGTAGGACACCGGCTCGAAGCCCTCGAACACGCTCAGGTCGCTCACCATTGACAGGTGGATCGACGGTGTGTAGGGGTTGGTGATGACGAAGGAGAAGTAGCCAGAGGCCCTTGTCTCTTCGACCAGCTTCATGTATCCTTCGAGGATGAAGTCCCCCGTCTCGTGGTTGTAGTCGCTGCGGGGCAGATTGTTCTCCCCGTACCAGCTGTTCATCTCATCCCAGAAGACGCCCGTGCTCGACCACCACCAGTCGTTGCTGGGGTCCTGATAGATCAGGTAGTTGCGGAAGGCCGAGCTCGACGCCGTGGCCACGGGGTGGCCATTCGACAGGTAGTACTGGGTGCCCGGTGAGCTCCACAGCTGCCACTCGGTGGGCATCGTGCCCGTACCTCCGACCAGTTGTTGGGCCGATTTGTAGTGCCAGTTCACCTGATCCGGGTTGGTGGAAAGCTGGGCCAGCAATATGGGGGAGGACTCGATGAAGCTGCGGAACGAGGAGTCCCACTGCCCGCCGACCCCGTTGATGGTCTTCCCGAAGTCGTAGAACGACAGGGGGAACTGCTGGGTGCTCACAGTTGTCCACTCCGAGGCAATCTGCGGGCCGATCCAGTCGGCATACCCGGAGCAATGTCCCCTCGCCTCACCGTCAGTGTACTGGTACGGCCGGACATACATGTGGAATGTCTTGGCCGTGCCCAGGGCGGGGTCGGGCAGCACGCCGGCGCTGGAGGTGTACTTAACGCTGAACACCGAGGCCCCGTCGACAGGGCTGCCGGAGATCCAAGTCGGGGAGTAGATGTAAGCCTCCTCGTCGGAGAATCCCCACTCCACGCCCAGCGACCGTCCCGGGACCCTCATGTCGAAGGCCGGGGCGTACATGTAGTAACAGGGATACCAGCCCCCGATCCCGTTGGTCTTGGGAGTGTTCAACGGCGTGCCGGGTATGTACCGGTGGTCCTTCCCATCGCTGAACAGGTCATAGTAGGCTCCGCTGGCCGAGTTCAGGCTGATGGCGTAGGTGGTGATGACCTTCGAAGCCCCGGGCGTGTAGGTCACGTCCAGCTCGAAGTAGTCACGATAGATGGTGAACTCGTGCCGGATGCTGTATTGCGAGCAGCTCTCGACGAACCAGACGCAGTTGCCGTTCTGTCCCCAGGAAGTGATGGTCGTGGTGACATAGTTCAGGTCGTTGCCGTACTGATCCACCGTCCCCTCGTTGCCGGTGAGGGGGTTGAGACGGCCATACTCGATGACATCGCTGGTGAAATACGGCTTGATAACGTAGCATACCGCGTTCCCGGACTGGGCCACGACGATCTTGTAGTTCTCGGAATACGCCGTGTAGGTGCCGGCATTGTTGACAACGGTCAGGTTGGACGAGGACACTCCAAGTGCCATCGATCCCTCTCCGCTCAGGTTCGGCACCGAGGTGGTCGAAGATGGTGTGTCTGTCGCCTCGGTAGTGCCGCTTGACGGAGAGTTAGAATCAGGTGTGGAGGTCGGGTCGCTCGAGTCCGAGGTCTGGTTCGTGGATGTGTCCGGGTTGCTGGAAGAATCAGATGAGCCACCGGCAACAGTATTGTCGCTGTTGATGATGGTGCCCGATGTTCGGCTTCCGTTCCCGTCAAGGAGCAACGGTATGAGCGAGCTAACGGTGAGAATCAGGATGAGGAGGACGACATTGGTCCTTTTCAGCTTCCTTCCAGCTCGCTTCAGTCCGGCCCCGATCACCCCGACCGGCCCCCCGGTCCCTGGAGCGATGGTCATGCCAACCTCGCCAGGCGGTAGAACGCGTCCACCTCTGGCAACTGCTGCCCTATTGTGGGGAGACTATTCTCTCCACAGGTGCAGTACTTCTTCTTTTTCATACTTTTCCTCCAATGTTGGGTTTGAACTCCCCCCCACCCGTAGGCGCAATTTGGGGGACGTTGCACCGGCCGGGAACTCGCGCTCCGCGGCAGGCGACCGGACCTTTGCCCGGTCTTCGGATGCAAGGTTTCCTCAAAGTGAGGTATCCTTACGCCCGCACCCCTGTTGGGTTATTGACTATAAATTAATTATGTTCCCGTGATTGCGAATCTAAGTAGATAATAGTAAAAACGTCCGTTTTTCGAGGTTTTTAGGCTTCATTCGTTTACGATCCTTTCAGCCGCCTCACGATACTCTCTGGCGAATCTATCCAGGGAATAACGTTCGCCCACCACTCTGCGGGGGTGTAGGTCGGATGCCAGCACCCGGTCGATGGCCTCCATGTACAGGTCGGCATCATACTTAAGGACAACCTCCCCAGCCCGGGGGTCGTCCAGATCTTCCATCAGGCCGGTGCACGACGCCACCAGCGGCACGTCGCAGGCCATCGCCTCCAGCGGGGCGTATCCGAAGGACTCGTAGCGGGAGGGGAACAGCATGAGGTCGGCGGCCGAGTAGTGGATGGGCATGAGCTCGTTAGCCACGTTCCGCTTGGTAATGAAGTTCTTACCCTGCACCTCGCCGGAGGTCACGCACAGTATCTTGAGGTCGTCCCGGCGGGCAGCGATCTCGCGCACCAGCTCGAAGCCCTTGGTATGGTCCGCCCGGCCGACGAAGATGGCGAGCGGGCCCTCATGGTCGATCCCCAGCCGCTCCCGGCACTCCATGCGATCGTAGGGGCGGAACTTCTCCAGGTCCACCCCGTTCTCGATGACCGTGGAGTGGATGTGGTAGTACTCGTCCAGCTCCCGGCGGACCTTGGCGCTGACGGCTATGTTCTCCTTCCGTCTGGCCGCGACCTTCTCGAACACCGGGATCATGTACCTCGACGGGAGGTATCCAGGCGTGCTCTGCAAGGTGCCCTCCGACAGGCCGATGGAGGTGTAGTGGAAAACGTTCATCATGGGGATTTCGGGCCGGCGGACGGAGAGCCACCACCCGGCGGTGGAGTTGCAGATGACCAGGTCGAAGTCCTTGATCTTCATCTCCCGGTGGAAATGCTGGCTCATGGAAAAGCCCATCCTGGGCTGCTGCAGGTTGAGCCGTTCCAATATGGGAAGGCCGCTGTGCTTGAAGTCCCGGTAGGTGAAGACTTCCAGCTCCGGGAAGGCTTTCCTCAGGTACTCGGAATACAATTCGGTCCCGCCCTTGACCTGATCAAAGCTGTAGAACGAGAGCAGTGCAACCTTCATCTGTCGTGTCGTGAACATTAATCTAGTTATCATTACATAATATTCCTCGTGGCAATCCAAGCAGCGAGGCTAGAACTCAAGTTCATCGCCGAGAAGATGAGGAACCGTTTTACCGTCCCCGACCGGTTGGAGGGAACGGCGTGGAGCCCCAAAGTAATGGACCTTCCCCCAGGGGAGCGGTTCCTGGTCCTGTCCCCCCATCCAGACGATGACGCGGTGGGCTGCGGCGGAACGATCATCAAACTGCTGGACGCCGGCAAGGCGGTCCGGGTGGTGTACTTCTCTATGCAGGAGGGCAACTTCACTCCCGAGGACAGGAGGAAGGAGATCGACGCCGCCCTGGCTCATCTGAGAGTGAAGGACGTACGGAGAAGGGAATCGGCCGTCTTCCCATCTCCCAAGGAAGCGGCGGCCACCATCGACGAGGAGATATCCGCCTTTAAGCCGGACGCGGTGTTCATGCCCTCCCCGTTCGAGAACCATAACGAGCACATCCGCACCTTCGAGTCCTTCCTCCGGGCGGTGGAGGGGCGCGGGGACGGGCCGGATGCCATCATGTATGAAGTATGGGGGGCGCTGATGCCAAACCTCCTCGTCCCCGTCACCGGGGTGTGGGAGCGGAAGAGCACGGCGATCAGGGACCACGGGACCCAGGTGCGGGAGATCGACTACACTCGGTCGAGCCAGGGTTTGAACGGATACCGCGCCGCGAGCATGGCTATCGACGGCTACGCCGAAGCGTTCCTGTACCTGCCGTCGTCGAGCCTGCTGCGCACCTTCTACCGTTAGTTCAGCGGCTCCTCGCGGACCACGCACCGGGCGGACCGCCACAGCCCCTTGTTCAAGGCACGGAAGTGGTAGAGCACCCGGTCCACGGCGTTGAAGCGGTACTTGTACTGCTCCGTCCCCCGCAGGAGGTCCACCTCGGTCATGTGCTTTGCGCAGCACTCCTCGATGATCTTCGAGAGCAGGACCGATCCCGGCGAGGTCTTGGAATGCTCGGGATCGAAGCCCGACAGATAATACATGTACCGGTGGTCGGTGTCGAACCCCATGGTGATGGCGATCGGCTCATCGTGATGCTCGATGGTGTGGAAGACGATCTCTCTCCTCTTGGCCAGCTCGGTCGCAGCCAGCTCGATGAACTCCACCATATTCGGCATCATCAGCACGCTGGCGATGTCCCATCGGGCCTCGCTGAGCTTCCGGAGGTAATGCACGCCCTCGGCCACCTCCTTGGGAGTACGCAAGGTCCGGAAGATCGCCCCGGACTCCTCCAGCTTGCGACGGTTCCGGCCGAGGTTGTAGCGCATGTTCTTGGACAGCGCGCTCAAGTACGTCTCATAGTCGCCATTAAGAAGAATGTGCGGGGACAGCGCCTGGATGTATTCGGCATGAGGGTAGCACTCCCGGACGACGACCTCGGTGGCCTCCCCGGCGGTCATCTCCCTCAGCTCGATGACATCCCAGTCGTCCTTCTGCTTCACATAGTCCCAGATCGCACGGTGCACGTCCAGGCGCCCGTCCCGGGCAATGATGGCCAGCCTGTCGGACGGTCCGGAGCCGACGAACTCCATCTTCCGCCAGCACGATAGCCTCCCCCTCTGGGTGACCATGAATGGAGCGAAACCGACGGATCGGCCGCCCTCGATGGCGTGGAGCACCATGAGCTCCCTCTTCTCTCCGAAGGTGCTCCACCAGGACAACAGCCAGGGAAGCCCGAGGAAAATGGGATCCCCCCCGCTGCTCGCAAGGACCTCTTCCCACTCCTCGGCAAGGCGGGAAAGTCTGTCGACTGTCCGGATCTCTTCGATCTCGACACCCATGTGGATTTAACGATTGGATAAACATGATATAACTCTATCCGTTTGAAAATCGACCTAGATACATCCTCAGCGACAGAAAAAGCGCGCCCGCCCGCGTTTATGTCCTCGCGCGGCGGGCTGCAGGCCGCCGACATGGCCGTTGGGGCCTTGTACGCATCCTCGTGAAAGACGACGAATAATCGCTGACAGGTATGCCGCCGGACCAAAAGTGATAAGTCATCCCTTCCTGTTACTTTGGGGCGAGAGTGAGACCAGAATGAAATTGGTCAGAACCGGTAAGGTCAAGCAAGTATACGAGGTCGACGACAATACGCTGGAGTTCCTCTTCACCGATAACATCTCCGTGTTCGATAAGATCATCCCTTCCCAGGTACCCTTCAAGGGCGAGACGCTCTGTCGTTCCGCGGCGTTCTGGTTCCAGGTCTGCCGTAAGGCCGGGATCAAGACGCACTTCACTGAGCTGGTGCCGCCCAATCGGATGCGGGTCAAGCGGGTGAACGTCATCACCGATTACTCGATGATCGACACCTCGACCACCAACTACCTCATCCCTCTGGAGGTAATCTCCAGGCGGTACGTGGCCGGATCCCTTTATGATCGCATACGGAACCACGAGATCAACGTTCGCGATCTTGGGTTCTCCCAGGACCACGAGGTCAAGTACGGGGAGAAGCTCCCCCGGCCGTTCTACGAGACCACCACCAAGCTGGAAAAGGTCGACCGGCTGCTGACCAGGGAGGAGGCGCTCAAGATCTCCGGCCTGACCAGCTCGGAGCTGGACAACATCTTCGAGGTCGTGGAGAGGATCGATGACATCATAGAGTCGGAGGTCGAGGAGCGCATGCTCATACATGTCGATGGAAAGAAGGAGTTCGCCTTCGACGAGCACCGCCGTCTGATGCTCATCGACACCTTCGGCACCGCGGACGAGGACCGCTGGTGGGACGTTGACGCCTACGAATCGGGCAAGTTCGTCGAGCTGTCCAAGGAAGCGGTGCGGCAGTACTACCGCTCCACCGGATACTTCGACCAGCTGACCGAGGCTAGGAAGAACGGTGCCCCGGAGCCTGCCATTCCCTCTCTGCCGCAGGCCGAGATAAAGAAGGTCAGCGACCTGTACATCGAGATGTTCGAGCGGCTGACCGGGGAAAGCTTCCGGTAGAAAACCCAGCGGGTCGGTCCCGCCTTCTCCTTTTTACTTATCCATCGCCCTCAGTGTAACTGCGTTCGAAAAAAAAGGGCGTGGCCCCCGTGACCGAGGTCACTCTATGATGACGGCCACCAGTCGCTGGCCCTCGGGGCACTTGAGCTCCTTGTCGATCTTGGCCACTCGGAACCTCATGTTCTTCTCCAGCCCCTTGGGATGGCAGATGTGGTAGTTGGCGCAGCCCAGGGTCTTACATCGGATCTCGTCGAAGGTGACCGTGGATCCCTCGAGAGCGTACTTATGCGGCACCACGCATTTCTGCGGGATCTTGACGACCTCGACCACTCGAACCCCCTCCTCGTGGATACGGCACTCGTGATGCACGGTGCGCACCGACTTGATGCGGTACAGGCCTCCTGGGTCGAGGTTGAAGCATACTCCCTTGAGCTTGCAGTCCCTGCACTCGGTCAGTGGCCCCCTGTAAACGAACTCCTCGCCCTCCTTGGCCAGGTGCTCTCCAATCAGTGTGATGACTACCATCTATCCAGCCTCCTTCAGATAACCTTCGTGAGCATGGCCAGGCGTTCGGCCGCCTCGTAGGTGAGGCCGACGTGGCCGAGTATTGTGAAACGGTCGCGCACCTTGTGGGCGTTGACCAGGGCCTCGATGACTTGCTCGGGGGTGATGCCCAGCTCCTTGGCCGAGGTCGGTGCGCCGATCTTGGCCAGCGCGTCCCGCACCCTCATCCAGTCCCCGCCATGCAGGTACATCATCATGATCGTCCCCACCCCGCACTGCTCCCCATGCAGAGCCTTGCCCGGGGCGATCATGTCCAGGGCGTGGGAGAACATGTGCTCCGAACCACTGGTCGGTCGGGAAGAGCCGGCCACGGACATCGAGACCCCGGAAATGATGATCGGCCTGATGGCCACCCAGACACTCTCCTCCAGGTTGGGCTTGATCAGGTCGGCGTTGTCGATGATCGTCTCTGCGGTATACAGCGCGAGAGCGAACGCGGACCGGGAGAACTCCTCACCCCTGAGCCTCTTGGCATATTCCCAGTCCTTGACTGCGGTGATGTTTGATATGACGTCGGCGCAGCCTGCCGCCAGCAGGCGGTAGGGGGCCTGCACGATGATCGAGGTGTCAGCGATGACTCCCAGCGGGACGCGGGCGTCCAGGGAGAGGGGCCCCGTCTCGTTCTTTATGGAGGCCCTCCCCGAGGCGATGCCGTCGTGCGACGCTGACGTCGGTATGGAAATGAACTCCAGTCCTAGGTTATAGGCGGCCATTTTGGCCAGGTCTATCTTGCTGCCTCCTCCCACTCCGAGAAGGAAGTTGGCCTTGGCATCTCGGGCGATCTGCTCGACCTTGGACAGGTTGTCCTGGGTGGCCTCGCCCACCGTCGCGGTCTGGACCTCGAAGCCCCCGTCCCTGAGGGTAGACTCCACGATCCCGGCGGCGACGTCCCTGGTCTTGGCACCGGTGACGATCAGGGCGGTCCCCGATAGTCCGAACTCCGTGCAGACGTTCGGAACTCTGTTCAGTACACCGTGGCCGAGCAATACGTTCCTTGGGAAAAGGATCGAGCGGGCCTTGGTGAAATCGCCCTCATCCATCGGACCACCCTAACCATAGCCGCATATTAGTACCTTCTTTCATGTGTAATCGCGACCCGCTCTAGGTCGAAGGTCTGGATGCCCCTCCGGGA encodes the following:
- a CDS encoding glycosyltransferase family 2 protein, which produces MEVLSKMSNDNELHGPAPRPTVTVIVCTFNRLQWLEKCLRSLKQQEVRADEIMVVDGPSTDGTREMLEELEKKGEVVLVRQAKLDGISSARNMGLENARGEVVCYIDDDAVAQPGWLSSILSPYTDPLVGGVGGPVMDMTGKLTMGKNAVAPDGRWFDESRGESTEGLSQVMVGCNMSFRRAALVKIGGFDSYFRYHQDETDACLGVLHAGYRIEYREGAVVWHEWCEGSYRKDRIKWYLRLRYMWGRNTAYLVRKHFSDRVRFSGYIGAQVGGFVQRRAPGGAVAPNNDAKKEEPMPRFFVMVGMVSEFMGIFRGWRDGGSARRS
- a CDS encoding glycosyltransferase family 4 protein codes for the protein MKVALLSFYSFDQVKGGTELYSEYLRKAFPELEVFTYRDFKHSGLPILERLNLQQPRMGFSMSQHFHREMKIKDFDLVICNSTAGWWLSVRRPEIPMMNVFHYTSIGLSEGTLQSTPGYLPSRYMIPVFEKVAARRKENIAVSAKVRRELDEYYHIHSTVIENGVDLEKFRPYDRMECRERLGIDHEGPLAIFVGRADHTKGFELVREIAARRDDLKILCVTSGEVQGKNFITKRNVANELMPIHYSAADLMLFPSRYESFGYAPLEAMACDVPLVASCTGLMEDLDDPRAGEVVLKYDADLYMEAIDRVLASDLHPRRVVGERYSLDRFAREYREAAERIVNE
- a CDS encoding PIG-L deacetylase family protein — encoded protein: MAIQAARLELKFIAEKMRNRFTVPDRLEGTAWSPKVMDLPPGERFLVLSPHPDDDAVGCGGTIIKLLDAGKAVRVVYFSMQEGNFTPEDRRKEIDAALAHLRVKDVRRRESAVFPSPKEAAATIDEEISAFKPDAVFMPSPFENHNEHIRTFESFLRAVEGRGDGPDAIMYEVWGALMPNLLVPVTGVWERKSTAIRDHGTQVREIDYTRSSQGLNGYRAASMAIDGYAEAFLYLPSSSLLRTFYR
- a CDS encoding GNAT family N-acetyltransferase, with amino-acid sequence MGVEIEEIRTVDRLSRLAEEWEEVLASSGGDPIFLGLPWLLSWWSTFGEKRELMVLHAIEGGRSVGFAPFMVTQRGRLSCWRKMEFVGSGPSDRLAIIARDGRLDVHRAIWDYVKQKDDWDVIELREMTAGEATEVVVRECYPHAEYIQALSPHILLNGDYETYLSALSKNMRYNLGRNRRKLEESGAIFRTLRTPKEVAEGVHYLRKLSEARWDIASVLMMPNMVEFIELAATELAKRREIVFHTIEHHDEPIAITMGFDTDHRYMYYLSGFDPEHSKTSPGSVLLSKIIEECCAKHMTEVDLLRGTEQYKYRFNAVDRVLYHFRALNKGLWRSARCVVREEPLN
- a CDS encoding phosphoribosylaminoimidazolesuccinocarboxamide synthase, which gives rise to MKLVRTGKVKQVYEVDDNTLEFLFTDNISVFDKIIPSQVPFKGETLCRSAAFWFQVCRKAGIKTHFTELVPPNRMRVKRVNVITDYSMIDTSTTNYLIPLEVISRRYVAGSLYDRIRNHEINVRDLGFSQDHEVKYGEKLPRPFYETTTKLEKVDRLLTREEALKISGLTSSELDNIFEVVERIDDIIESEVEERMLIHVDGKKEFAFDEHRRLMLIDTFGTADEDRWWDVDAYESGKFVELSKEAVRQYYRSTGYFDQLTEARKNGAPEPAIPSLPQAEIKKVSDLYIEMFERLTGESFR
- a CDS encoding UPF0179 family protein produces the protein MVVITLIGEHLAKEGEEFVYRGPLTECRDCKLKGVCFNLDPGGLYRIKSVRTVHHECRIHEEGVRVVEVVKIPQKCVVPHKYALEGSTVTFDEIRCKTLGCANYHICHPKGLEKNMRFRVAKIDKELKCPEGQRLVAVIIE
- a CDS encoding NAD(P)-dependent glycerol-1-phosphate dehydrogenase; its protein translation is MDEGDFTKARSILFPRNVLLGHGVLNRVPNVCTEFGLSGTALIVTGAKTRDVAAGIVESTLRDGGFEVQTATVGEATQDNLSKVEQIARDAKANFLLGVGGGSKIDLAKMAAYNLGLEFISIPTSASHDGIASGRASIKNETGPLSLDARVPLGVIADTSIIVQAPYRLLAAGCADVISNITAVKDWEYAKRLRGEEFSRSAFALALYTAETIIDNADLIKPNLEESVWVAIRPIIISGVSMSVAGSSRPTSGSEHMFSHALDMIAPGKALHGEQCGVGTIMMMYLHGGDWMRVRDALAKIGAPTSAKELGITPEQVIEALVNAHKVRDRFTILGHVGLTYEAAERLAMLTKVI